From Levilactobacillus zymae, a single genomic window includes:
- a CDS encoding amidohydrolase family protein: MTLAKTPIDVFAHVLAPEFYQKMLQLAPTIPQQMPYLQNRALTDFTYRQAQQTVATRQIISMVNVNPEDDVDPKQAFDLCWAANQELADLVRTHPDQFVGAVAMVPMNNLAGAQRILTEQVATVPELLGVQVFTRALGQSIAAPAYQPLFTVAAQLGLPIWLHPIFDDRKPDNNVTFSWEYELTQAMLQLVTGGLFQRHPDLKLIVHHAGAMAPFFAGRIAATLPPQQAADFHRFYVDTAILGNPAALALTVDYFGVDHVMFGTDAPFGTLPVGASAAILAAIDQMALTPDQKQQILTQNADSLIKKGHF, encoded by the coding sequence ATGACTTTAGCTAAAACGCCAATCGACGTATTCGCCCACGTCTTGGCCCCCGAGTTTTACCAGAAAATGTTACAGTTGGCGCCCACCATCCCCCAGCAAATGCCGTACCTCCAGAATCGCGCGTTGACGGATTTCACGTACCGGCAGGCGCAGCAAACCGTTGCCACGCGGCAGATCATCAGCATGGTCAACGTCAATCCCGAAGATGACGTGGACCCCAAGCAGGCGTTTGACCTGTGCTGGGCGGCCAACCAGGAACTGGCCGACTTGGTACGGACCCACCCCGACCAATTCGTGGGGGCGGTGGCCATGGTGCCAATGAATAATTTGGCTGGGGCGCAACGCATCCTGACCGAACAGGTGGCCACGGTTCCCGAATTGTTGGGCGTGCAGGTCTTTACCCGGGCGCTGGGCCAATCCATCGCCGCGCCCGCTTACCAACCATTATTTACGGTGGCCGCCCAACTGGGATTGCCCATCTGGCTACATCCCATCTTTGACGACCGGAAGCCGGACAACAACGTGACGTTTAGCTGGGAATACGAGCTCACCCAAGCCATGTTGCAGCTGGTGACAGGCGGCCTCTTTCAGCGCCATCCCGACCTAAAACTCATCGTCCACCACGCCGGGGCCATGGCCCCGTTCTTTGCGGGCCGCATCGCCGCAACCTTGCCGCCGCAGCAGGCCGCCGATTTCCACCGTTTCTACGTGGACACGGCAATTCTGGGCAATCCGGCGGCCCTGGCTTTGACCGTGGACTACTTTGGCGTCGACCACGTCATGTTCGGGACCGACGCACCGTTTGGGACCCTTCCCGTGGGGGCCAGTGCCGCCATCTTAGCGGCCATCGACCAAATGGCTTTGACGCCCGACCAAAAACAACAAATTTTGACTCAAAACGCAGACTCCCTAATAAAGAAAGGACATTTCTAA
- a CDS encoding aldo/keto reductase, which yields MTNHASALPSIALGTWSWGAGMAGGDQVFGNHLTTADLQPVVAQALADGFNLFDTAYAYGVGDSERILGDLLKPYHRQDYLLSTKFTPQMAQGDNAMADMLAGSLDRLNTDYVDIYWIHNSADVERWTPQLIPLVKSGQVKRVGVSNHNLAQIKRVVEILGAEGIQLSAVQNHYSLLERSSETTGVLDYCRENDIDFFSYMVLEQGALTGRYNAQHPLPAGSQRAATYNQVLPQLEKLTAAMAAIGAQRDASVAVVATAYAMAKGTVPIVGITKEKYLADNLQAAQLKLTPAEIQRLEQLAAETGIDTHAAWEAEMN from the coding sequence ATGACTAATCATGCATCAGCATTACCCAGTATCGCCTTAGGCACCTGGTCGTGGGGCGCCGGCATGGCCGGTGGCGACCAAGTTTTCGGGAACCATTTGACCACCGCTGATCTCCAGCCGGTCGTGGCGCAAGCCCTAGCGGACGGATTTAACCTCTTCGATACGGCTTACGCCTACGGAGTCGGGGATTCCGAACGCATTTTAGGTGACCTCCTGAAGCCGTATCACCGCCAAGACTATTTATTGTCGACGAAGTTCACGCCCCAGATGGCCCAAGGAGACAACGCCATGGCCGATATGTTGGCCGGGAGTTTGGACCGGTTGAACACCGACTACGTGGACATCTACTGGATTCACAATTCCGCCGACGTCGAACGCTGGACGCCGCAGTTGATCCCGCTGGTCAAGAGCGGCCAGGTCAAGCGGGTCGGGGTCTCCAACCACAACCTCGCACAGATCAAACGGGTGGTGGAAATCTTAGGCGCCGAGGGTATCCAGCTTTCCGCCGTACAGAACCACTACAGCTTATTGGAGCGTTCCTCGGAAACCACGGGCGTGCTGGACTACTGCCGTGAAAACGACATCGACTTCTTCTCCTACATGGTCTTGGAACAGGGCGCATTGACGGGGCGGTACAACGCTCAGCACCCGTTACCCGCTGGGAGTCAACGGGCGGCCACCTATAACCAAGTCTTACCCCAACTGGAAAAGTTGACGGCGGCCATGGCGGCCATCGGAGCCCAACGCGACGCTTCCGTGGCGGTCGTCGCCACGGCCTACGCAATGGCGAAGGGCACCGTGCCCATCGTCGGAATCACCAAGGAAAAGTATCTGGCCGACAACCTGCAGGCGGCCCAACTGAAGTTAACGCCCGCTGAAATTCAGCGATTAGAACAACTGGCTGCCGAAACGGGCATCGACACGCACGCCGCGTGGGAAGCCGAAATGAACTAA
- a CDS encoding TetR/AcrR family transcriptional regulator: MRQDAQQNRQKILTAANQLFREQTAADVTMAQLARAAQVGVGTLYRNFPTKGDLFLALAYDQLGNYVSQQRAYLTTHPTDRAALQHALKAYLAFRENRYQVLPKGSLEPASQYYQRPDYQDLVHLFADLIQGANPELNPAEVTFKTDMLIAFCRSDSYALQRDVRHYSETEILAQIMTTLFPVN, encoded by the coding sequence ATGCGACAGGATGCGCAGCAAAATCGACAAAAAATTCTCACCGCGGCCAACCAACTGTTTCGCGAGCAAACGGCGGCCGACGTGACCATGGCCCAACTCGCGCGGGCCGCACAAGTCGGGGTCGGGACGTTGTATCGTAATTTTCCCACCAAGGGCGATTTGTTCTTGGCCCTGGCTTATGACCAATTGGGAAATTACGTCAGTCAGCAACGGGCCTATTTAACCACCCACCCGACCGACCGTGCGGCCCTACAGCACGCTTTAAAGGCCTACCTGGCTTTTCGAGAGAACCGCTATCAGGTCCTGCCCAAGGGGAGCCTAGAACCGGCGAGTCAGTATTATCAACGGCCAGATTATCAGGACTTAGTGCACCTCTTTGCAGACCTGATTCAGGGGGCCAACCCGGAGCTAAATCCGGCGGAGGTGACGTTTAAAACGGACATGCTCATCGCGTTTTGTCGGAGTGATAGTTACGCGTTACAGCGCGATGTCCGGCACTATTCGGAAACGGAAATCTTGGCGCAGATAATGACTACCCTGTTTCCGGTGAATTAA
- a CDS encoding YdeI/OmpD-associated family protein has protein sequence MDPKNVLEITTRAEFRQWLRTHHDQATECWLVAKKGKQPPTGCVWYLDAVEEALCFGWIDTMHKTIVGRNLQKFTPRARRSPWSELNKERCRRLERLGQMTPAGRAVLPEMDPAKFAIDDDIQRAFDQAPVAWTNFQRFPALYQRVRIDAIQRDKRKDRAVFDRRLKRLIDQSAADKMFGEWNDYGRLGE, from the coding sequence ATGGATCCAAAAAATGTACTGGAAATCACCACGCGCGCCGAGTTTCGGCAGTGGTTAAGGACGCACCACGACCAGGCAACGGAATGCTGGTTGGTGGCGAAAAAGGGCAAACAACCGCCGACCGGTTGCGTCTGGTATTTGGATGCGGTGGAAGAAGCGCTCTGCTTTGGCTGGATCGATACCATGCACAAAACGATTGTGGGCCGGAACTTGCAAAAGTTCACGCCCCGCGCACGCCGCAGTCCTTGGTCCGAACTGAACAAGGAACGGTGTCGTCGTTTGGAACGACTGGGACAGATGACACCGGCTGGACGGGCAGTGTTACCAGAAATGGATCCCGCTAAGTTCGCGATTGACGACGACATTCAGCGGGCCTTTGACCAAGCCCCCGTGGCGTGGACGAATTTCCAACGGTTCCCGGCACTCTATCAGCGGGTCCGCATCGATGCCATTCAGCGCGATAAACGGAAGGACCGCGCGGTGTTTGATCGGCGCCTAAAACGGTTGATCGACCAATCGGCGGCCGATAAGATGTTTGGGGAATGGAACGATTACGGCCGGTTAGGGGAATAG
- a CDS encoding chloride channel protein has product MHKSQLIRLTFAGLLLSVLIAAVSGIFMILEGALITLLWTTIPAKLPFDWPYYLLLCGLGGWLLTRLNRRWGPLPATAHQAMTEPRQTQTVQYRNTFKNLVVALVILAGGAGVGPEAALLGAVVSLSVWEMDRLRYFYFNHDTLQAVPVYRRLWWLVAPTGHLQRYRSTHSIPAEQLGMKKKLNGLFIANGLVAFFLLMRAIGHPSFITKMGASHWTWSQLWVMIPILLLSVPLSGLYHWGSHQLHTLLQRIPHQFPRPFLGAAVIFLFAVLGPRLLFSGQTFMALIPQVNHHQTAAVILTAAVLKLIFLQLCLKTGWIGGDIFPIAFAAILLGFGIAQLLPGLDALFIVAVVATSLATSLLGNVWVAGIFIALFFPLNLLPVIALVVVLRWGGQRGWRKWRQRTAS; this is encoded by the coding sequence ATGCACAAATCGCAACTCATTCGTCTCACGTTCGCCGGCCTACTCCTCAGCGTCTTGATTGCCGCCGTTTCCGGCATTTTCATGATTTTGGAGGGGGCCTTGATCACCCTGCTCTGGACCACGATTCCGGCAAAACTACCGTTCGACTGGCCCTACTATCTCCTGCTGTGCGGCCTAGGCGGCTGGCTGCTGACCCGGCTCAATCGCCGCTGGGGCCCCCTGCCGGCCACCGCGCACCAGGCCATGACCGAACCGCGCCAGACCCAGACCGTCCAGTACCGCAACACCTTTAAAAACTTAGTGGTCGCCCTGGTCATCTTGGCCGGTGGGGCGGGCGTCGGGCCCGAAGCCGCGCTGCTGGGCGCCGTGGTGTCGCTCTCCGTGTGGGAAATGGACCGACTGCGCTACTTTTACTTTAATCATGATACGCTCCAGGCCGTGCCGGTCTACCGGCGGCTCTGGTGGCTAGTTGCGCCGACCGGTCACCTGCAGCGATACCGCTCGACGCACAGCATCCCCGCCGAACAACTGGGGATGAAGAAAAAACTCAACGGATTGTTCATCGCCAACGGGTTGGTCGCCTTCTTCCTGCTGATGCGGGCCATCGGTCACCCCTCGTTCATCACCAAGATGGGGGCCTCGCACTGGACCTGGTCGCAACTCTGGGTGATGATTCCGATTCTGCTATTGAGCGTACCGTTGAGCGGATTGTACCACTGGGGCAGCCACCAACTGCACACGCTGCTCCAGCGGATCCCCCACCAATTCCCGCGGCCCTTCCTGGGTGCCGCCGTCATCTTCCTGTTCGCCGTGTTGGGACCCCGTCTGCTGTTTTCCGGTCAAACGTTTATGGCGCTGATTCCGCAGGTCAATCACCACCAGACCGCGGCGGTGATTCTAACGGCCGCCGTCCTGAAACTGATTTTCTTGCAGCTGTGTCTCAAAACCGGGTGGATTGGCGGGGACATCTTCCCGATTGCCTTTGCGGCGATCCTGTTGGGCTTCGGCATAGCCCAATTACTGCCGGGCTTAGACGCCCTGTTCATCGTGGCCGTGGTCGCCACCAGCTTGGCAACTAGCCTCCTGGGTAACGTCTGGGTGGCCGGGATCTTCATCGCCCTGTTCTTCCCGCTTAACCTGCTACCCGTGATTGCGCTGGTGGTGGTCCTGCGCTGGGGCGGGCAACGGGGCTGGCGGAAGTGGCGGCAACGAACCGCGTCCTAA
- a CDS encoding MucBP domain-containing protein: MQTKRTNGNQWQSSRWLFTSAVALTLGTVGLTVSDAHADATLTTGQKIVSQATREDQLSKQHAQLPTADPAPTPAAEKTTVKSTYNPDKDELNSVPQSPADDVAVPAQSREPAGVGAVTASQNKPEPPVANQPTPVQDRDHPEGVGDPAPVAGDRDGAPDTSEQAAPTTGANTVSMPQPSRPTVPQPSGPSAPKPAILAAPRQTVDDLIPDKNLQQLVLYALQQQNFNITNVAQITPELLQKLTVLDVDDGQADKKQNQDRAFYNAIVNVKSLAGLYQATGLQKLIIRVDSDAAKKWGKRAEQLQNIAALAQLTHLTTISLDGAQIGDEDVQALSQLHQLTTLTLNWSRVTDLAFLANLTALTDIGFNKLADSAYKIKSLAPLKKLVNLSIIGLANNDISDITVLRNITAIPSNFGLSGNHIFDITPALSLKWRPFIGGEPYYNISANNQTWSSPQVVLNPETQHLDTWSFAYDNLYNFNEFMSSGKLGISLNDLPTAQTIGASNWIQWSQFKANTGNLYLNWDVSRHNDSWQPVAPDGLNFSGTMTIPYTLKANVGAVTVNYRLDGGVNIAPFTILSGPTASSLDVLTDATVKQAIANLEDRGFAYEKPADHQQVTGTTVTYNQDAQRLTLLFTPLQRVYLVDENGQALVDQHQQPLMIKAAGKTGTAWHATLPTIAGYDPDRVTGGQATLTAKTLSGTIQDVNSDLYVFYKPNGQPVTPPVKPVDPAVPGNPVPPVSPVVPVVPVATGTVTVHYQTKTGEQLAANTTLTGTVGATYTTTPKTLTGYQLVATPTNATGVYTNQHQDVAYTYRAVLVIGSADAKGNSRQPSRTPRGPRKTTTPWLVTTNGTPGKWSPKAPVHGISTTPNKQNVRSQAAQTTPRLPQTNEQRFSSGWGVAVLAVLGSILGVWRWRRF, from the coding sequence ATGCAAACGAAACGAACGAACGGCAATCAATGGCAATCCAGTCGGTGGTTATTCACCAGTGCAGTGGCCTTAACGCTGGGAACGGTGGGGCTAACGGTAAGCGATGCCCATGCAGACGCGACCTTGACCACCGGACAAAAGATCGTTAGTCAGGCAACGCGGGAGGATCAGTTATCCAAACAGCACGCTCAACTGCCAACGGCTGATCCGGCGCCGACGCCCGCAGCGGAAAAAACGACAGTTAAATCGACGTACAATCCCGATAAAGATGAGCTAAATTCAGTCCCTCAATCTCCTGCTGACGACGTCGCGGTTCCGGCGCAATCCCGCGAACCAGCCGGAGTGGGGGCCGTTACGGCTTCACAGAATAAGCCCGAGCCCCCGGTCGCTAATCAACCGACCCCGGTTCAAGACCGGGACCATCCAGAAGGCGTAGGTGACCCCGCACCAGTCGCTGGAGATCGGGATGGGGCCCCGGATACGTCCGAGCAGGCGGCGCCGACTACGGGAGCGAATACCGTCAGCATGCCGCAACCGAGTCGGCCAACCGTGCCGCAGCCCAGCGGCCCATCAGCCCCAAAACCCGCAATACTGGCGGCGCCCCGTCAAACGGTTGATGACCTGATTCCGGATAAGAACCTCCAGCAGTTGGTCTTGTACGCGCTACAACAACAAAATTTTAACATTACCAACGTGGCGCAAATCACCCCCGAGTTGCTGCAAAAATTGACCGTATTGGATGTAGATGACGGGCAAGCGGATAAGAAACAAAACCAAGATCGGGCCTTTTATAACGCAATTGTGAACGTTAAGTCGTTGGCTGGCCTGTACCAGGCGACCGGCCTACAAAAATTAATCATTCGGGTAGACAGTGATGCAGCAAAGAAGTGGGGGAAGCGAGCCGAGCAATTACAAAACATCGCGGCGCTAGCGCAGCTCACCCATTTAACGACGATTAGTTTGGACGGAGCGCAAATTGGCGATGAGGACGTTCAGGCACTTTCGCAGCTGCATCAATTGACGACACTGACGTTGAATTGGAGCCGGGTGACCGATTTAGCTTTCTTAGCCAACTTAACGGCTCTCACCGATATTGGGTTCAATAAATTGGCGGATAGCGCCTACAAGATCAAAAGCCTTGCCCCCCTTAAAAAGTTAGTTAATTTGTCCATCATCGGGCTGGCAAATAATGATATTTCGGACATTACGGTGCTACGGAACATTACCGCCATACCAAGTAATTTCGGGCTGAGTGGCAATCATATCTTTGACATCACGCCAGCGCTTAGTCTTAAATGGCGACCATTTATAGGTGGTGAGCCTTACTACAACATCTCGGCCAACAATCAAACCTGGAGTTCGCCACAGGTGGTGTTAAACCCAGAAACGCAACATTTAGATACGTGGTCGTTTGCCTATGATAACTTGTATAATTTTAATGAGTTTATGAGTTCGGGGAAATTAGGAATTTCGTTGAACGACTTGCCAACCGCCCAAACGATTGGGGCAAGTAATTGGATTCAATGGAGTCAGTTTAAAGCAAATACGGGTAACTTGTATCTTAATTGGGATGTTAGCCGCCACAATGATAGCTGGCAGCCCGTTGCCCCCGATGGCCTGAACTTTTCGGGAACCATGACGATTCCGTATACGTTGAAGGCCAATGTCGGGGCGGTCACGGTGAACTATCGGTTGGACGGCGGTGTTAATATTGCGCCGTTTACGATCCTCAGCGGCCCGACGGCGTCCTCGTTGGATGTGCTGACAGACGCGACGGTTAAACAAGCCATCGCTAACCTGGAGGACCGGGGGTTTGCCTACGAAAAGCCGGCTGATCATCAGCAGGTGACCGGAACAACCGTGACTTACAATCAGGATGCGCAACGGCTCACGTTGTTGTTCACCCCCCTCCAGCGGGTGTACTTGGTTGATGAAAATGGTCAGGCGTTGGTCGATCAGCATCAACAGCCGCTGATGATAAAGGCGGCGGGGAAAACCGGCACTGCTTGGCACGCCACGCTGCCAACGATTGCGGGGTACGATCCAGACCGGGTAACCGGTGGTCAGGCCACCTTAACGGCGAAGACGCTGAGTGGGACTATTCAAGATGTTAACTCAGACCTCTATGTGTTCTACAAGCCCAACGGTCAGCCCGTGACCCCACCCGTAAAGCCGGTCGATCCGGCGGTTCCGGGAAACCCAGTTCCGCCAGTGAGTCCAGTAGTCCCGGTTGTACCGGTGGCTACCGGCACGGTGACGGTCCATTACCAAACCAAGACCGGTGAGCAATTGGCCGCTAACACCACGCTGACGGGCACGGTGGGCGCCACTTACACGACGACCCCTAAGACCTTGACGGGGTACCAACTGGTGGCAACGCCGACGAACGCGACGGGCGTTTATACCAACCAGCATCAGGATGTGGCTTATACCTATCGGGCTGTGCTGGTCATCGGTAGTGCCGACGCGAAGGGAAATTCACGTCAGCCCAGCCGGACGCCGCGGGGACCACGAAAGACCACGACGCCTTGGCTCGTGACAACCAACGGTACACCGGGAAAGTGGTCGCCGAAAGCTCCCGTTCACGGGATCTCAACGACACCCAATAAGCAAAACGTGCGCTCGCAGGCGGCTCAGACCACGCCGCGCTTACCGCAAACGAATGAACAGCGCTTTTCAAGCGGGTGGGGCGTGGCCGTGCTAGCCGTCTTGGGCAGTATCCTGGGAGTATGGCGGTGGCGGCGTTTCTAG
- a CDS encoding NAD(P)H-binding protein — protein MSVLEVAGPFKTWYREHTGLVWQTNYVDTVEAVENSDFDYVVLRTTWLYNDASKTAVDVTKKGEPFQDAQITREAVAKFASDLLTGKEDYHRESLGIGEPNTAWTKPSFY, from the coding sequence TTGTCGGTCCTTGAAGTTGCTGGGCCGTTTAAAACTTGGTACCGCGAACACACCGGCCTGGTTTGGCAGACCAACTACGTGGATACGGTCGAAGCTGTCGAAAACTCGGACTTCGACTACGTTGTTTTACGGACGACTTGGTTGTACAACGATGCGTCTAAGACGGCCGTCGACGTCACCAAGAAGGGTGAACCCTTCCAAGACGCCCAGATTACTCGGGAAGCGGTGGCTAAATTTGCCAGCGACCTGTTAACGGGTAAGGAAGACTACCATCGCGAAAGCCTGGGAATCGGAGAACCGAACACGGCCTGGACGAAGCCAAGCTTCTACTAA
- a CDS encoding MFS transporter: MLAQARQRIVLIIAMLSYFLTALSNSIVLTSLTKLTADLDLNQVTLPWVQNAYGLAFGSFLLIGGRLSDALSRRRVLNLALVIFMLGSLLSVLAPNGLIMIISRFLQGIGSALLAPTSMALLIDYFTGSGLVKAIAWYSSVAGLGSSVGLVIGGVLASYLSWRIGFCLNVPLCLLMLGLAWWALRQSPTPTPSPLDVWGTLTSVLGCGLLVYALNGATQPLVTLLVALVILAGFVVTEHRSAHPILPLSIFNNWTRTNGYLSQAILNGAVMGYWFFISEYLQQARHYSPFKVGLAYLPLSLTMFLGAMIVPRLIDRWQNKRVLVAAVTVEFIGFALALFTFGQAYWPSVGLPMMIIGIGQGLALAPLTNMGIDHVSADRSGVASGLVNAAHQLGGVLGLALMVNVAASLFSAQAIASQFRVALMIALVMVAVVTGLALTGKREG, translated from the coding sequence ATGTTAGCACAAGCCCGTCAACGCATCGTTTTAATCATCGCGATGCTCAGTTACTTTTTAACCGCACTTTCCAATTCCATCGTCCTCACCAGCTTAACCAAGCTCACCGCGGACCTCGACCTCAACCAAGTCACCCTACCGTGGGTTCAAAACGCCTATGGGTTGGCCTTCGGGAGCTTTTTACTCATCGGCGGACGGCTCAGTGACGCCCTGAGTCGCCGTCGCGTCTTAAACCTTGCACTGGTCATCTTTATGCTGGGTTCGCTCCTCTCCGTTCTGGCTCCCAACGGCCTCATCATGATCATCTCCCGGTTCCTCCAAGGGATTGGCTCGGCGTTGCTGGCCCCGACCAGCATGGCGTTACTGATCGACTACTTTACGGGCTCCGGGCTGGTCAAGGCCATCGCCTGGTACAGCTCCGTGGCCGGATTAGGCTCTAGCGTGGGGCTCGTCATCGGGGGCGTCCTGGCCAGTTACCTGTCCTGGCGCATCGGCTTTTGCCTCAACGTCCCCCTGTGCCTGCTCATGCTGGGCCTAGCCTGGTGGGCCTTACGCCAGAGTCCGACCCCAACGCCCAGCCCCCTGGATGTCTGGGGCACGCTGACCTCGGTACTCGGTTGTGGCTTACTGGTGTACGCCCTCAACGGCGCAACTCAGCCACTGGTGACCCTCCTCGTCGCCCTGGTGATTTTGGCCGGCTTCGTGGTGACCGAACACCGGAGCGCCCACCCCATCTTGCCGCTCAGCATCTTTAACAACTGGACTCGCACCAACGGGTACCTCAGCCAGGCCATCCTCAACGGGGCGGTCATGGGCTACTGGTTCTTTATCTCGGAATACCTCCAACAAGCCCGGCACTACTCACCATTTAAGGTCGGCCTGGCCTACTTGCCGTTGTCGCTGACCATGTTTCTGGGGGCGATGATTGTCCCCCGCTTGATCGACCGGTGGCAAAATAAACGCGTGCTGGTTGCGGCCGTGACCGTGGAGTTTATCGGCTTCGCCCTGGCGTTATTCACGTTCGGCCAAGCCTACTGGCCCAGCGTTGGTTTACCAATGATGATCATTGGGATTGGCCAGGGACTGGCCCTCGCACCCTTGACCAATATGGGGATCGACCACGTCTCGGCCGACCGGTCCGGCGTGGCCTCCGGGCTGGTCAACGCCGCCCATCAATTGGGTGGGGTGCTGGGACTGGCGTTAATGGTCAACGTCGCCGCCAGCCTCTTCTCCGCCCAAGCCATCGCCAGTCAGTTTCGCGTCGCCCTCATGATTGCGTTAGTCATGGTCGCAGTGGTAACCGGTTTGGCGCTGACGGGGAAACGGGAAGGTTAA
- a CDS encoding aldo/keto reductase: MKFAKLGQTDIRVSQVCVGAMSFGQPGSMHDWTLDYPQSKRVIQHALDLGINFFDTANVYSAGSSEEYLGRALKENHVARDQVVLASKVYFNPGRLSRAAINREIDGTLQRLGTDYLDLYIIHRFDYETPIEETMGALNDLVVAGKVRAIGTSAMYGYQFANLQQVAKDHGWASFQTMEDHYNLLYREDEHELIPICRQQGVSLMPYSPLAAGHLSHPDWQTDTLRSQTDRVAMGKYDRMESADLRIVQQVHQLAAGKGVAMAQIALAWQWARGVTAPIVGSTKASHLDDAAAALDVHLTDAELASLEAPYVPHPIVGAIDHNPAAGTVLIDEKK, encoded by the coding sequence ATGAAATTTGCCAAGTTAGGTCAGACGGATATTCGGGTGTCTCAGGTCTGTGTCGGGGCGATGAGCTTCGGCCAACCGGGGAGCATGCACGATTGGACGCTGGATTATCCCCAGAGTAAGCGGGTGATCCAACACGCGTTAGATTTGGGAATTAACTTTTTCGATACGGCCAACGTTTACTCGGCGGGGAGTAGCGAGGAATACCTGGGTCGGGCGTTGAAGGAGAACCACGTGGCTCGCGACCAGGTGGTCCTAGCGTCGAAGGTCTACTTCAATCCCGGTCGGCTGTCGCGTGCGGCCATTAACCGCGAGATTGACGGCACCTTGCAGCGCTTGGGAACCGACTACCTGGACCTCTACATCATTCACCGGTTCGACTACGAGACGCCAATCGAAGAAACCATGGGGGCGCTCAACGACCTGGTCGTGGCCGGTAAAGTCCGGGCCATCGGGACTTCGGCGATGTACGGCTATCAGTTTGCCAACCTGCAGCAGGTCGCTAAGGACCACGGCTGGGCGTCATTTCAGACCATGGAAGACCACTACAATTTGCTGTATCGCGAGGACGAACACGAACTGATCCCGATTTGTCGCCAGCAGGGCGTGTCGTTGATGCCGTACAGTCCCTTAGCGGCGGGGCACCTGAGCCATCCAGACTGGCAGACCGATACCCTGCGCAGTCAAACGGACCGCGTGGCTATGGGCAAGTACGACCGGATGGAAAGTGCCGACCTACGCATCGTTCAGCAAGTCCACCAGTTGGCAGCCGGAAAGGGCGTGGCGATGGCGCAAATCGCGTTAGCCTGGCAGTGGGCGCGGGGTGTGACCGCCCCCATCGTGGGCTCGACCAAGGCCAGTCACCTAGATGACGCCGCGGCGGCGCTAGACGTGCACCTGACTGATGCGGAATTGGCCAGCCTCGAGGCACCCTACGTGCCACACCCGATTGTCGGGGCCATCGACCACAACCCGGCCGCCGGCACGGTATTAATTGACGAAAAAAAGTAA
- a CDS encoding MerR family transcriptional regulator — protein sequence MKIEAVARQYQLTTPTLRYYEQQGLLGPIRRSHGIRDYQPADLERLDFIICVKRCGMTLQQIRHFIDIYQQGDDTIPERLTILQDQLRASRIRQAQLADSIDHLQEKIADIEALQSASETTAVH from the coding sequence ATGAAAATCGAAGCCGTCGCACGTCAATATCAGTTAACCACCCCCACCCTGCGCTATTACGAGCAGCAGGGACTCTTGGGCCCGATTCGCCGCAGCCACGGGATTCGGGACTACCAACCGGCCGACCTGGAGCGGCTGGATTTCATTATCTGTGTCAAACGTTGCGGGATGACCCTCCAACAGATTCGCCACTTCATCGACATCTACCAGCAGGGCGATGACACGATTCCAGAACGCCTGACCATCTTGCAGGACCAACTACGGGCCTCCCGGATTCGCCAAGCGCAACTGGCGGACTCCATCGACCACTTACAAGAAAAAATCGCCGACATCGAGGCCTTACAATCGGCCAGTGAAACTACGGCGGTCCATTAA
- a CDS encoding NAD(P)H-binding protein: MQTIMIIGAHGATARILTERLLHETDDRLILFLRQADRLAAYREDSRVTLVDGDVLDTPALATAMAPADLIYSSAGGTNLADQTRSILAAMAQTGKDRLIFISALGAHHEVPGKFGAWNEQAIAAFLPGFRAAAKLLSESPVQYTEIRPAWLTDKDEVTYEQTTQDEPFKGTEVSRQSVADFAFRVCQAPTTYRRASIGLNKPNTTADKPAWL, encoded by the coding sequence ATGCAAACTATTATGATTATTGGCGCTCACGGGGCCACCGCCCGGATTTTAACGGAGCGCCTGTTACACGAAACTGACGACCGGTTGATTTTATTCTTACGCCAGGCGGACCGCTTGGCCGCATACCGAGAAGACTCGCGCGTGACGCTGGTGGATGGTGACGTCCTAGACACCCCGGCCTTGGCGACCGCGATGGCGCCGGCCGATTTGATTTACTCGAGCGCCGGGGGGACCAACCTGGCCGACCAGACCCGCAGCATTCTCGCGGCGATGGCTCAGACCGGGAAGGACCGGCTGATCTTCATCAGCGCGCTGGGGGCCCATCACGAGGTTCCCGGTAAGTTCGGCGCGTGGAACGAACAGGCCATTGCCGCCTTTCTACCGGGCTTCCGGGCAGCGGCTAAACTGCTCAGTGAGTCACCGGTGCAGTACACCGAGATTCGCCCGGCCTGGTTGACCGATAAGGATGAAGTGACCTACGAACAAACGACCCAAGACGAACCCTTCAAGGGGACCGAGGTCTCCCGTCAAAGCGTGGCGGACTTTGCTTTTCGGGTGTGCCAAGCCCCGACGACCTACCGGCGGGCAAGCATTGGTTTGAACAAGCCCAACACGACGGCGGATAAACCAGCCTGGTTGTAG